GCGCCTGTCCAGAAAGAGGACGGGGTCTCCCTCCAGGTAGATCAGACCGCTCTTTGCGGGAGATTCCTCGTCACCCAGAACCTCCCTCCGAATCTGGATATTCAGCCGGAGGGTCAGATTCAAAAGCTCCTGCAGAAGGTAATCATCCTTTCGGCCCGCATTCTTCAGGGAAAGATCACCTCACTGATATCCTCTGCCCCGAGAAGGAGCATGGCCAGGCGGTCCAGGCCAACAGAGACACCGGCACAGGGAGCAAGGCGACCGACAGCCTCGATGAACTCCCTGTCAACCTCAAGACCCTCCACGCCATCTGCCGCGAGGGTTCCCCTGACCATCTCCATCCGTTTTTCCAGCTCCTCGCCGTCGGTAAGTTCCGAATATCCGTTGGCAAGCTCCAGACCGCCCATGAAGATTTCAAACCGCTCAAGTATTCCAGCACATCCGGGTTTAGGTCTCGCCATCGTCCCCAGAAAGTCGGGAAAGTCCTTAACGATTGTGGGGGCAGTCCTGCCGAGGTTCGGTTCAACGGCGTCAACGTAGAGGCGAAAGAAAAGCTCCTCGCGGCTGTCAGCCACAGAGCACCGGTATCCCCTCGACTTTAAGGCAGATGACATCTCCAGCGGGGTGAACGACTCGACCCCGGCGTAGGACCGAAAAGCATCAGCCATGGTCAGCACCCGCCATGGCCCGTCAAGATCGAATTCCACTCCCGCCCTGTTGATGACCGGGGATCCAGAAACCGCCTTACACACCATACGGAAAACACACATGGCATCCTCCATGGCAGCTTCGTAATCCGCTCCGCCCCGGTACCATTCCAGCATGTTGAATTCCCGCCTGTGCTGCAGAGTGGGTTCCTCGTCGCGGTAAACGGGGCAGATCTGGAAGATGCTTCCGGAACCGGCGGCCAGGAGCTTTTTCATTGAAAGCTCGGGAGATGTGTGCAGCCAACGGCGGCGCTGCTCCCCCGGGATCTTCACAGCAACCGGGACAGGACGGACGTTGGGGTCGAGATTGGGAAAAGGAAGGAGGGATGAGGTCGCAACCTCGATAAAACCTTCATTGTAAAAATAAGCCCTGGCGGTTTTTCGTATTTCCGCCAGGGC
This genomic interval from bacterium BMS3Abin14 contains the following:
- the epmA gene encoding elongation factor P--(R)-beta-lysine ligase, giving the protein MTRRDLRQTLEALAEIRKTARAYFYNEGFIEVATSSLLPFPNLDPNVRPVPVAVKIPGEQRRRWLHTSPELSMKKLLAAGSGSIFQICPVYRDEEPTLQHRREFNMLEWYRGGADYEAAMEDAMCVFRMVCKAVSGSPVINRAGVEFDLDGPWRVLTMADAFRSYAGVESFTPLEMSSALKSRGYRCSVADSREELFFRLYVDAVEPNLGRTAPTIVKDFPDFLGTMARPKPGCAGILERFEIFMGGLELANGYSELTDGEELEKRMEMVRGTLAADGVEGLEVDREFIEAVGRLAPCAGVSVGLDRLAMLLLGAEDISEVIFP